Within the Acidobacteriota bacterium genome, the region ACGCGGAGCCTCCGGCCGGCGCCGATCCGCAGGTGTGGAACGCGCTCAGAGGCTGCCTGGCACTGACGACCCTGTCACCAACCGCCCTGGGCGACCTGTGGGCAGCCTCGCTCACCCGCTCCTACCAGGCGGGCGAGGCCTTGATGCGACAGGGCGACGCGGCCGAGGGCCTGCTGATCATCCTCGAGGGCCAGGCCCACGCGGTACTGCGCAGCCAGGATGGCGCCGACCACCTCATCGGGCGATTCTCGCGTGGCGATCTGGTCGGCGAAATGGCGCTGGTCACGCGCGCGGCGCGCAGCGCGACAGTCATCGCCGACTCACCCGTCCGCGCCCTGCTCGTGCCGACGCCAGAGTTCGACCGGCTGGCCGTGCGTCATCTCGAACTGGGCGTGGTGCTCACCGCGCTCGTGGGCGATCGGCTCGGACGAGGCGCCAACGACGGGTTCGGTGGAAAGCAAGTGGCGGGTTTCCGAATTCTCAGTGGCATCGGCCGCGGCGGCATGTCGGTGGTCTACCGGGCACAAGACGAAGCGACAGGTGAGCTGGTGGCGCTCAAGATGATGAGCTACCGGTTGACCTACGACTCCAGCGCGCTGGCACGTTTTCACCAGGAGGCCGACATTCTCCACAGCCTCGACCACGGGAACATCGCCCGCCTGAAGCGGATGTTCCCGGCCTTCAACACGTACTTTCTGGTGATGGAACTCTGCGATGGGGTCGACCTGGGCCAGCTGGTCCGCTCTCGCGGACGGCTGCCCGAGTCACAAGTGCGGCCGATGCTCGGGCAACTCGCTCACGCGCTCGAGTATGTCCACCAACGCGGATTCGTGCACCGCGACCTCAAGCCCGGCAATGTGATGATCACTCGCGACGGTGAGGTCAAGCTCACCGACTTTGGCATCGCCGTTCCGGAGGTGGTGCTCGACCCCTCTGGCGCTGACAGCGGCCACGCGGTCGTGGGCACGCCGGCCTACATGGCGCCGGAGCAATTCGTCGGCGGTCCGCTCGATCGCCGGACCGACATCTACGCATTGGCGTGCCTGGCCTACGAGATCCTGACCGGTCAGCGCTTGTTCGAGACCAACGACCTCGAGGAACTCCGGCAGCTGAAACTAACAATGCAGCTGCCGCCGGCCGTCGCAATCGGCGACGGCATCGCTCCGGACCTGTTCGAGTTCCTGCAGAGCGCGTTGCGGGTGAAGCCCGACGAGCGGCCGGCGTCGCTCGCTCCGCTGATGGCGTGGGCCGCACGCTGCGACCCGCCGCCTGAGGGCTGTAGCCTCGACCATGGCCCAGAGCAGGATCAGAGGCGGTCTGGACCTCGACCCCCGTCGAATGGTGTTACTATGTAGCTGCGTTACTACACGCGTATCCATGGCCCTGAACATCCGC harbors:
- a CDS encoding protein kinase, which encodes MTLPTGDSRARPDDANADTVESQPGEARRRAGTDAEPPAGADPQVWNALRGCLALTTLSPTALGDLWAASLTRSYQAGEALMRQGDAAEGLLIILEGQAHAVLRSQDGADHLIGRFSRGDLVGEMALVTRAARSATVIADSPVRALLVPTPEFDRLAVRHLELGVVLTALVGDRLGRGANDGFGGKQVAGFRILSGIGRGGMSVVYRAQDEATGELVALKMMSYRLTYDSSALARFHQEADILHSLDHGNIARLKRMFPAFNTYFLVMELCDGVDLGQLVRSRGRLPESQVRPMLGQLAHALEYVHQRGFVHRDLKPGNVMITRDGEVKLTDFGIAVPEVVLDPSGADSGHAVVGTPAYMAPEQFVGGPLDRRTDIYALACLAYEILTGQRLFETNDLEELRQLKLTMQLPPAVAIGDGIAPDLFEFLQSALRVKPDERPASLAPLMAWAARCDPPPEGCSLDHGPEQDQRRSGPRPPSNGVTM